The Microbacterium maritypicum genome contains a region encoding:
- a CDS encoding ABC transporter ATP-binding protein, translating into MNEPLMKVENLAKHFSVSRGFLRGSSQVKAVDGVSFTLERGSTLGLVGESGCGKSTTGRLLMRLLTPTSGRILLDGADVSQLRGADLQQFRRRVQMVFQNPSSSLNPRQSVGAAIAAPLQAQGISPKEGMKNRVSALMDRVGLRPEHYNRFPHEFSGGQKQRVGIARALALEPDVVICDEPVSALDVSVQAQVINLLQDIQADTGISYVFIAHDLSVVKHFADEVAVMYLGRIMEHGTRDTVFGAAQHPYTQSLLSSVPSPDPTADRSGRIRLVGDLPHPSNPPSGCVFRTRCPVLPLLDEDRRRQCVEQVPTGDAACHHLAEAADLASRFGSPEERKVHADS; encoded by the coding sequence ATGAACGAGCCGCTGATGAAGGTCGAGAACCTCGCCAAGCACTTCAGCGTCAGCAGGGGATTCCTGCGCGGGTCCTCGCAGGTGAAGGCTGTGGACGGCGTCTCCTTCACCCTCGAGCGCGGATCGACCCTGGGGCTGGTCGGCGAATCCGGCTGCGGGAAGTCCACCACCGGACGACTGCTGATGCGCCTGCTCACCCCCACCTCGGGGCGCATCCTGTTGGACGGTGCCGATGTCTCGCAGCTCCGCGGCGCCGATCTGCAGCAGTTCCGTCGGCGCGTGCAGATGGTGTTCCAGAATCCCTCGTCGTCGCTGAACCCCCGGCAGAGCGTCGGCGCCGCGATCGCGGCGCCCTTGCAGGCCCAGGGCATCTCGCCCAAGGAGGGCATGAAGAACCGGGTGTCGGCACTGATGGACCGTGTGGGTCTGCGGCCGGAGCACTACAACCGCTTTCCCCACGAATTCTCGGGCGGGCAGAAGCAGCGCGTCGGAATCGCCAGAGCGCTCGCCCTGGAGCCCGACGTCGTGATCTGCGACGAACCCGTATCCGCCCTCGACGTCTCGGTGCAGGCGCAGGTCATCAACCTCCTCCAGGACATCCAGGCCGACACCGGTATCTCGTACGTGTTCATCGCTCACGATCTGTCCGTCGTCAAGCACTTCGCCGACGAGGTCGCCGTGATGTATCTCGGACGCATCATGGAGCACGGCACCAGAGACACCGTGTTCGGCGCTGCACAGCACCCGTACACGCAGTCGCTGCTGTCCTCCGTGCCGAGCCCGGACCCGACGGCCGACCGCAGCGGTCGGATCCGTCTCGTCGGAGATCTCCCCCACCCGTCCAACCCGCCCAGCGGGTGCGTGTTCCGCACGCGATGCCCTGTGCTCCCCCTCCTCGACGAGGATCGGCGCCGGCAGTGCGTGGAACAGGTTCCCACCGGCGACGCCGCATGCCATCATCTCGCTGAAGCCGCCGACCTCGCGTCGCGGTTCGGCTCCCCCGAAGAAAGGAAAGTCCATGCTGATTCGTGA
- a CDS encoding ABC transporter ATP-binding protein — protein sequence MTTPILDIRDLRVAFPTDDGLVNAVNGMDLVVQRGETVGIVGESGSGKTVTSQTLMGLLKGTNATVTGQVLFDGTDLVPLSEKEMRPYRGRKIGMIFQDPLSAMHPFYTVGRQIAEAYRVHNRVSAKAAKAQAIEMLNRVGIPDPVARYDSYPHEFSGGMRQRAMIAMALICEPELLIADEPTTALDVTVQAQILDLIGSLQAETGSAVIFVTHDLGVVAEVCRRVVVMYGGQCVEEAGVHDLFFRTAHPYAQGLLASMPSMVDEAGRLTPIPGFPPSLLDLPPGMPLRRSLPGRSSRP from the coding sequence ATGACCACGCCGATCCTGGACATCCGCGACCTGCGGGTGGCATTCCCCACCGACGACGGTCTGGTGAATGCCGTGAACGGCATGGACCTGGTCGTGCAGCGCGGAGAGACCGTCGGCATCGTCGGCGAGTCCGGCTCGGGCAAGACCGTGACGAGCCAGACCCTGATGGGGCTTCTCAAGGGCACCAACGCCACGGTGACCGGCCAAGTCCTGTTCGACGGCACCGATCTGGTGCCGCTCAGCGAGAAGGAGATGCGTCCCTATCGCGGCCGCAAGATCGGGATGATCTTCCAGGATCCGCTGTCGGCGATGCACCCGTTCTACACCGTGGGCCGACAGATCGCCGAGGCCTACCGGGTGCACAACAGAGTGAGTGCCAAGGCCGCGAAGGCCCAGGCGATCGAGATGCTGAACCGGGTCGGAATCCCCGATCCGGTCGCGCGCTACGACTCGTATCCGCACGAGTTCTCCGGCGGCATGCGGCAGCGCGCGATGATCGCGATGGCTCTGATCTGCGAACCGGAGCTGCTGATCGCCGACGAGCCCACCACGGCGCTCGATGTCACCGTGCAGGCACAGATCCTCGATCTGATCGGCTCTCTCCAGGCGGAGACGGGTTCCGCCGTCATCTTCGTCACCCACGATCTGGGTGTGGTCGCCGAGGTCTGCCGCCGTGTCGTGGTCATGTACGGCGGGCAGTGCGTGGAAGAGGCCGGAGTTCACGATCTGTTCTTCCGGACCGCCCACCCCTACGCCCAGGGTCTGCTCGCGTCGATGCCCTCGATGGTCGACGAGGCCGGGCGTCTCACCCCGATCCCCGGCTTCCCGCCCTCGCTGCTCGACCTCCCCCCGGGGATGCCTCTTCGCCGATCGTTGCCCGGTCGCAGCTCTCGTCCCTGA
- a CDS encoding ABC transporter permease gives MFGFIVRRVTALVILLLVVSFVTFALFQVGPADPAAAACGQECTPDRIAQARVALGMDKPFLVQYFTYLSGLFGERLIGAPGAEQVCAWPCLGKSFQTNENVTDVIVRALPYTISIAVGAVVLWTVVGVGLGLLAALRKGRATDKLIVGAASVGVSLPVPVTGLLLLLVFVSVLHWLPFTSNQISSPFGPAGPGAWFTNYLLPWVALAILFSAQYIRITRNNMIETFGEDYMRTARAKGLGPGRITTHGVRAGITPIITMLGLDIGALLGGAVLTEQIFSVPGLGFTAVRAATSGDLPVTMAITMLAAFFIITANVIVDLVYASVDPRVRVN, from the coding sequence ATGTTCGGATTCATCGTCCGCCGCGTGACCGCGCTGGTCATCCTCCTGCTCGTCGTGAGCTTCGTGACGTTCGCCCTGTTCCAGGTCGGCCCCGCAGACCCTGCGGCCGCCGCCTGCGGACAGGAGTGCACCCCTGACCGCATCGCCCAGGCGCGCGTCGCCCTCGGCATGGACAAGCCGTTCCTGGTGCAGTACTTCACCTACCTCAGCGGCCTCTTCGGAGAGCGGCTCATCGGCGCTCCGGGCGCCGAGCAGGTGTGCGCCTGGCCGTGCCTGGGCAAGTCCTTCCAGACCAACGAGAACGTCACCGACGTCATCGTCCGGGCACTCCCCTACACGATCTCGATCGCGGTCGGCGCCGTCGTGCTGTGGACCGTGGTCGGCGTCGGTCTGGGATTGCTCGCGGCTCTGCGCAAGGGCAGGGCAACCGACAAGCTCATCGTCGGCGCCGCCTCCGTCGGCGTGTCGCTCCCCGTTCCCGTCACGGGGCTCCTGCTCCTGCTCGTGTTCGTGAGCGTGCTGCACTGGCTGCCCTTCACGAGCAATCAGATCTCCTCTCCGTTCGGCCCGGCCGGCCCCGGCGCGTGGTTCACGAACTATCTGCTGCCCTGGGTGGCGCTGGCGATCCTGTTCAGCGCGCAGTACATCCGCATCACGCGCAACAACATGATCGAGACCTTCGGCGAGGACTACATGCGCACCGCCCGCGCGAAGGGGCTGGGCCCCGGTCGGATCACGACGCACGGCGTCCGGGCGGGGATCACCCCGATCATCACGATGCTGGGCCTGGACATCGGCGCTCTCCTGGGCGGTGCCGTCCTGACGGAGCAGATCTTCTCCGTCCCCGGTCTCGGATTCACCGCGGTGCGCGCCGCGACATCGGGAGACCTGCCGGTGACCATGGCGATCACGATGCTCGCCGCCTTCTTCATCATCACAGCGAACGTCATCGTCGATCTCGTATACGCGAGCGTCGACCCGAGAGTAAGGGTCAACTGA